Within the Leptospira stimsonii genome, the region AAGATCGATTCGTTTTTAAAATCCGATCCGAATATAAAAATTCGTTTTCGTTCATACGTCAATCCATCCTTCCAAATACGGAACACAGGTTCCTCCGATTCGAACTCGTTCCCCCAAATCTTCGCAAAAAAGTTTTCCTCCTCTTCGAGAAGCTTGGTACGCGTTTAGATTTTTCTTACCCAATCTTTCCGACCAAAAAGGAATCAAGGAACAATGAGACGAACCTGTAACAGGGTCCTCGTACAAACCCGCGGCAGGCGCAAAGAATCGGGAGAGAAAATCATAATCTTTTCCGGGGCAGGTCGCTATAATTCCTAAAGAATCCAAATTCTTCGCTATCTCGACGTTGTAGGAAAGCTCGCGGAGATCGTTTTCATTCTCATAGACGAGAAGATAATCTCTGGATTTCCAAACCTCTTTGGGTAGGATTGAAAACGATTCTATAATTTCTTTCGGAGGAATCTCCACTCGAATCGGCTTTCGAGAAGGAAAGTCGAGATAAAGAAGATTCTCCTTTTTAAAAACGGAAAGTTCACCCGAAAGAGATTGAAATCGAGCCACATCTCCTTCGATCATTCCTTGATCGAAAAGATAATGGGCCGTAGCAAGAGTTGCGTGACCGCAGAGGTCTACTTCTTGTTCGGGAGTAAACCAACGAATTCGAAAGAAGTCCCCTTCCGGGACGAAAAAAACGGTTTCACTCAGATTATTTTCAAGGGCGATCTTCTGCATGGAATCTTCAGAGATCCATTTTTCCAAAGGACAAAGGGCGGCCGGATTCCCCTGAAACACTTTTTCAGCGAACGCGTCGATTTGTAGAATTCTCAGTTTCATAAAAAATGATTTCCTTTGGCTCTATATTATGTTATAACAAATTTACCTCGATCATAACAGATACAGAAATGAACATTTCAACCAGTACAGAT harbors:
- a CDS encoding PhzF family phenazine biosynthesis protein, with the protein product MKLRILQIDAFAEKVFQGNPAALCPLEKWISEDSMQKIALENNLSETVFFVPEGDFFRIRWFTPEQEVDLCGHATLATAHYLFDQGMIEGDVARFQSLSGELSVFKKENLLYLDFPSRKPIRVEIPPKEIIESFSILPKEVWKSRDYLLVYENENDLRELSYNVEIAKNLDSLGIIATCPGKDYDFLSRFFAPAAGLYEDPVTGSSHCSLIPFWSERLGKKNLNAYQASRRGGKLFCEDLGERVRIGGTCVPYLEGWIDV